Part of the Henckelia pumila isolate YLH828 chromosome 2, ASM3356847v2, whole genome shotgun sequence genome is shown below.
CATTTTAATCTTTGAACTTTgttgattttcaatctcagtcttatatttcttgaaagcttCGATTTCCTTATCtttgcttttcaataaatatacataacaaaatctggtgtaatcatcaatgaatgttaaaaagtacttatttccacctcgtgtttgtatcatttttaaatcacatacatcagtATGTATTAATTCGAGTGGCGTAGTACTTCTCGTGATAGTATGAATTGGAGCTTTAACCATTTTTGcttcaacacaaatctcacaCTTATGTTGGGGATTTCTTTTAAACATAggtattatatttaaatttgcaattctttgcaacgtgttgaagttaacatgtcctaatcgtTCATGTCATATATCATAACTTTCAGTCAATTAAACAGAACCAATAACTTTATTCTTCGCCTCAGGGCGGAtaacattcattacattcaaTTTAAAGAGACCACTATCTTGGTACCATTTACCAAAAAATACACCGGATTTTGTTAATACAAATTTATCAGACTCAAACACCATTCTAAAGCCTTCCTTGCTCAAGAGAGAACCCGAAACTAAGTTCTTCCGAATGTCAGGCACATTCAGTACATTCTTGAGCGTCACCTCTTTGCCCGAGGTCATTTTCAACACCACGTTTCCCACTCCAACAACTTTAGACGTTGCGGAGTTTCCCATGAACAACTTTCGATCCCCAATGGTGACATAGGTGGAATACATATATTTATCGGCACAAATGTGGCTCGTAGAGCAGGTATCAATCCACCATCCTCTCGGATTATCCACCATATTGGTCTCACAAATAACGACACTTAAATCAATATCAGAAATTTCTAAAGGTACATACCTTTGTTCAACCAAGTTTGATTGATTTCGTTTCTGATTTGTGTTGTTTTTCTTTGGAATTCGGCAATCCCTTGCCATATGATTTGGtttgccacagttgtagcaacTTCCTTGGAATTTCTTCGTTTTCCCCTTTTGCTTTCCATCATGGGGACGCTTCCTCTTTTGACTCGTACTAGACTACGTCAGATTTTCTTTGGCCTCGGTTTCCATCTTTTTATGTGACTTGGCCTCGGTATTTATGTTGTCCTCCTCGATGCGAAGTCTCACGATCAGATCTTCAAGTTTCAACTCCTTACGTTTGTGCTTAAGGTAGTTTTTGAAGTCCTTCCACATCGGAGGAAACTTCTCAATGATAGACGCGACTTGGAATTGTTCATTGATTTCCATACCTTTGGCCAATAAGTCATGCAAGATGATCTGTATCTCTTGCACTTGACTCATCACAGTttttgagtctaccattttgaAGTCCATAAATTTGCCAACCCCAAACTTCTTTATTCCTGCGTCTTCAGTTTTGTATTTCTTCTCCAAGGAATCCCAGAGTTCCTTGACCGTCTTGACTGAGGAGTAGACACTATATAAAGTGTCATCAAGGCCATTCAGAATAAAGTTTCTGCACAGAAAATTGATGTGGTTCCATGCATCAACTGCGGTCCTCCTTTGGGTATCAGAATCGCCATCAACGACGACAGGGGGATCCTCCTTCAGAAATCTAGATAGATTGAGTGTTGTCAGATAGAACAACATCTTCTGCTGCCAACGTTTGAAGTCGGCACCAGAAAACTTTGGCGGCTTTTCTCTATGTACAGGGGCGGAAGCGAGAGGAGTGAATGAAACGGTAGACATCTTCAGAATCCGAGAAATACAAAAATTTCGTCTTGCGATTGTTATAAGGGTGTACTCCGAATTCTAAAAACTTCAATGTCAACAGCAACAATGGCAACAactagtcgaggcgagagaatctctctatccgcaagacgaaattgtccgttaacagtgctcaacgttggcGGTAATCGTCCCTAAGATACACCGACTAAAAatcgtgatatagcagcactacaaatatcacgaacttcagCGAACGAAAATACGTTTCAACTTTTCTtttgagaaagtgagggagagatttttcagaaatatgATGTATACGTTATCAGAAGTTTTTTGTATATATTTTCTGTGTTATAACCACCGTATATATAGTCTTATACACGAAACAACACGTTTGAAGtcgtaaggatgcaacccatgataGAAAAAGCCCAGAAAGAGTCGTGACTTTTCAGTCTGCAGAAGGCGCGCTCGGTCGGTTATTTTTGACCGATTGAGCGCCCCACTTTTGTCTGTCTCGCTCAAATaagggtgcgctcggtcggtaaaaTTTGGCGGACTGAGCGCCCAACTTTTCTGAAGCCCATTGTCTCGCAAGGCGAGGGCTGCGCTCGGTCAGTCATTTTTGACCGCTCGGGCgcactaattttttttcttttatcaattaaattttatccaaaaagaataattgatcataagaccTCGCCTCGCCACGCCCCGCCGAGCCGGCCGGCCGCGCGTGTGTGTTTGTTGTATCgattagcgtcttgcccctttacaaaacatccggtgccctaagggcccaatcccataatccaaagttggattatataaggTGAACAAAACATTGAAcatgttccaatgtgggacaaacCAAAACAAGTTTTCCCTTCAATttatttcatcaaattcaaactATTCCAACACAATTCAAATAAGTCTTTCAAGCCCATTTCAAttataattcattcaataattatTCCAACACTGATAttgtttgttaaaaaaaattaagaataataataaaatgacttatttaaTTCGTCCATTGATCAATTCTACATGGTTAAACTAAAGTTGAGCTCACATTAGACTCAAGTCCAATGAAAGGGTTTGATTGCTTCACGTACGTTCATCAATAAATCTATAAATAGGCAGTGATTCTCTATTTTTAAACACTAAAAAAAACGAAAGTTTTGctacaatttttaaaaaatcttagCAAAACTTCCAACGGTTATAAAACAACTGTTAGAAACTtagtaaaattttcaaatattaaaagatTGCAacgatttttatattttcaaatattaaaacattacgacggtttttaaaaaaccgtcgCAAAAAGATGTCACGGTTATTTTAAAACCGTCGCAAAAATATGCCACGGTTATTGTGTTTATAACATATTTACTCTAGTGTGAAGTTGTTAGACTCAAGATGGAAGTCTAAACTCGAAATTAGCCAAACTGATTTTCTGGCGAGCTCTAGTGTTTCGATGATATCTCTCAGTGATGTAAATATTTAGTCGCCAAAAGGACTGCATAAAAAACTCAATTTGAAACATATCTTATTTCACATAAATTGAGAAGAAATGGATGTAATATTTGTCAAACTAACGTCGTAATACCAAACTGAATTGGATCTATTTAGCAAAGAAAAGCAGAATCACTTTACGTCAAGAAGTTATGGTATTTTGGCCATATTTTGCAGCTTGTTTATCCAAATGGAACGATTAAGCATGCGTTGGAAAGCTACGACAATTatctacaaatcatattcacaagTGAATGTCCTAATATGAGCATAATGAGCTGCTAAACTGCATTGAGTTTGCTGGTTTGGAACTGAAATTATGCAGAGCAGAATTTCTGGCATAGTATGATATTTTGAGCATATTTTCCtcatataaactcaaaatggaGTGATTCTTGATTCCGTCGAAAACTAAGAGAAATaaatacaacttttatgttaaTCACTTTGCACATAAATCAACGAATCAAGAGATATAATACTCAGCTGACCATATGTACTCCACTAATTTTGTGTTCAACTGAATTTTGTGCAGCTCTAGTATTTCGAGTATAACATTCGCATATTAACTACAAATTGATTGATTCCGGTGGTGTTGGAAAGATAAGATCAAGAGATACATTTTTTGTATTCATCACTTGGCCCTGATATCAACGGATCATGCAAAATGGCATCCAGTTTATCAACTGCTACGAAACTGAGTTTTCTCAACTATTACCGCACCCAAACTGCTCCAAGTCTAGTTTTGCACCAACGTTTAGTTTAACAAGATCCGTTTCGCTCCAATATCAGTTTACCAAGATCAGTTTTGTAATTCAGTTTAGCACTCCAAAAACAGTACAAAAATCTTTAACGGCTCTATTTCTGTGTCTAATGACTTTATCATtcttggagcctataaatacaacatattgaAGATTTAACACAAGATGTTGAAAGGGGATTCAAAGACATAGGGCAGCAAAATAGATTATCAGTTAGATTGAGAGCAAAGCCCAAGGTGtgaagaacaagaagaaaagTGAGCGTTCACTGCCAAGTTCTTTACACCAAACTAAGTTTATAGAACACCATTTCTTGTCCAAAATCTTTATATATCAGTTGAAGAGagctcactcacacacataTGAGATATGTACTTTTAAAGaatagttgagtgagagtcttaacacaaagacgttaaagattATGTTTGTAGTCTTGACATAAGAGACATTAAACATTATGCAGATTGTGAGGTTGCGGCCTACAATCGAGTGCAGCTAGGAGTTCTAAGATAGGTAGTAGGTAAATCCTAATCTTGGATTTGGTTTGTACAagtgggttgtataaatcaaagtcttctagtattatccttccgaggaggaagaaggggtgacatagAAGTTGTTGAAAtttccgaacatccataaacaaattcgtgtCTCTTTATTTCTTGCTACTATTTTGGATTGCATTTTTGAAACATTTTATGTATTTGATAAAATACCTAGGGGtgaatttcggtataccgtatcaaaaatatcggtatgaaaaaaattcatagcaATACCGATACTGAAGTTACGAAATTTTGATTtagaaaaaatccatattgatacccTATGGATACCAAAAAAAATTACGCATACCgaaaaaatgtctgtatattgaaaaattttggtatggTATCCCAAAAATTTGGTATTTTGGGTTCGATATGCCAACCCTAAAAATACCTTAATGTTGCgttcaaagtgtttgataaaatgcttcaactaaattgttttcatcgatcaacttgcatccttttaaaatgatttacaaaATGTTAAATTAGTTTCTACGAATGATTATTTCGAGTATTTTCCACTTGGTTTTGAAACCAATctcgatttaattcatcggtgctcaatatttcaagaaccaagctattgtagctcaaaatattATAAAAGTGTGCATTCACCCCCCCCTCTCTACACTCAAACCGATCCTATCAGTTCAAGAGTCCTAGCCGTTGTGGTGGAGTCTTACCAACCCTAGTCTCCTACCTTGAGTAGAATCCTGCCCTAACAAAAATTCTACTCTAACAAGGTAATTCATCCCTTCAGCCTCTATATTTACCAGGTATTTCTTATGGTTTACACATTTACTTTTTTCTCATGCATTCACTCACTCATATTCTCCTGCTCTCAATTTTATTACGATATGAATCTTATGAGCACTTACTTAGACATCGAAGGGGTCATGCCAAACACACCTTCGGTGCCCCTTAACCGTGTTTCTGTCTGTGCAGAACTACGTCGCACCCGACCCGAACCGATTTGTGAGAGATTTGAAAATCTTCTCTACCAGACCAAACCCGAGGTACATTTTTGATATCATAAATGGCGCagtctgtgggaatttgaagaaaaaagagTTGAGATGGCTAACGAGTTGGCGAGTTGGAGGAAATCCACCTGTCGACCCGACGGTACTCAATCAACTAATTGCCGCCTCTGTGGAACGAGCGCTAGTAGGTAGGGAGAGGGCCAATCAACCTCCTCCCAACCAGGATGCGCAATTAGAAGAAATCAGAAATCTTAAATAGGAGATGAAATTTTTTAGGAAAAATCTGTCTGGATATCTAGTCGCACCAGTCCGAAACGTCCTCTTTTCTCCTGAGATATTGGAAGCGGAGCTCCGTAAAATCTTCAAGTTTCCGCATATAGGGGAATACGATGGAAAGGGGGATCCGGAGGAACACTTGTCTCGTTTCGAGAATGTTGCATTGTCGCATAGGTATTCCGATCTGATCAAGTGTCGGGTCTTCCTCACCACTCTGATAGGGTCATCCCAAAAATGGTTTAACCTACTCCGTCCAGGGTATATTCATGAGTTCAAGGACTTCAAAAAATCATTTCTTCACCACTTTGCCAGAAGCAAGAAACACCTTACGACTACTTTCAACATCTTCGCTGTTAAGCAGCGAGAGCAAGAGGGCTTGAGGGAATACATTCAAAGATTTAGTGTTCTATCCCTCGAGGTGCCAGCCGCCACAACTGATTTACTTGTCAGCGCCTTCATCCAAGGGCTTAGTACCGAGGATTTACTAAAATCATTGATAAAGAAACCGCCCGACACGTACGAGGAATTACTAGCCCGTGCTGAGAAATACGTAAATTTGGAAGAAATACAAGCCTCTCGATCGGATAAGAAGAGATATTAGTTCAAGAGTCCCAAAAATTCCAGGCCATCCATCATACCCAAGAGAAGCAGAACATCGCCCCGACCCAAACTACTAGGGCAATTCTCTTCTTTCACGCCCCTAAGGATGATCAAGACTCAAGCCCTCCAGATCTGTGAAGATAAACAACTTCTACAAAGCTCCCGTAGTGTTAGCACGTGCCTCGTAGGACAAAATCAGACAAGTATTGTTACTTTCACAATGAATATGGGCACAATACCAATGACTGTCGACAATTGTAGCAAGAAATCAAAAGGATAATTCAACAGGATCTAGGTATGAAGATATACTGACGCAAAAAGGAGGAGGGTATCGGACCAACATAAGGTGTAGGGACGGTCCTGATCACCCAGATCAAAGGAAAAGGCCTGACCCGTCTCGGGGGCAATTTCAACGCTCGAAACAAAATCAGCTAGGAAATAATCAAGGGTTGCCCCCTCCCACAAAGGGAGTTATTAACATGATTTCTGGAGGACCAACAGATGGGGATTCCAACTAAGCGAGAAATACAAGCAGTAAAAAACTAACAAATATGGAAATTTACGACCAGGTAACTCGGACGGGCCCGACCCTCTCCTTTGGCCAAGAATATTTGAAAGGTATATCTGAAAATCATAATGATGCATTATTTATCAGGGCCATGGTGACCAATTATGATG
Proteins encoded:
- the LOC140879261 gene encoding uncharacterized protein, producing the protein MSTVSFTPLASAPVHREKPPKFSGADFKRWQQKMLFYLTTLNLSRFLKEDPPVVVDGDSDTQRRTAVDAWNHINFLCRNFILNGLDDTLYSVYSSVKTVKELWDSLEKKYKTEDAGIKKFGVGKFMDFKMVDSKTVMSQVQEIQIILHDLLAKGMEINEQFQVASIIEKFPPMWKDFKNYLKHKRKELKLEDLIVRLRIEEDNINTEAKSHKKMETEAKENLT